In the Clostridium sporogenes genome, one interval contains:
- the treR gene encoding trehalose operon repressor: MESKYLTIYNEILNKIESNKIQSGEKLSSENEMMKEYNVSRDTIRKALNLLESNGYIQKVKGKGSFVLDINKFDFPVSGLTSFKELSTKMGVESNTLVKELKLIKPNNFLMKQLSLSKNDEVWKVIRVREIDNKKIILDKDFFNKKYVPLLTKDICKNSIYEYLENELGLKISFAKKEITVQQATDEDKSYLDFENYNMIVVVKNHIYLDDMSLFQYTESRHRPDRFKFVEFARRK, from the coding sequence ATGGAAAGTAAGTATTTAACTATTTATAATGAGATTTTAAATAAAATAGAAAGTAACAAGATTCAATCTGGTGAAAAACTTTCTTCTGAAAATGAAATGATGAAAGAATATAATGTATCCAGAGATACTATAAGAAAAGCATTAAATTTACTAGAAAGTAATGGTTATATTCAAAAAGTGAAAGGTAAAGGCTCCTTTGTATTAGACATTAATAAATTTGATTTTCCTGTTTCAGGTCTAACAAGTTTTAAAGAATTATCTACTAAAATGGGAGTAGAATCTAATACCTTAGTTAAAGAATTAAAATTAATAAAGCCAAATAATTTTTTAATGAAACAACTAAGCTTATCAAAAAATGATGAGGTTTGGAAAGTTATAAGAGTAAGAGAAATAGATAATAAAAAAATTATCTTAGATAAAGACTTTTTTAATAAAAAATATGTTCCTTTATTAACTAAAGATATTTGTAAAAACTCTATATACGAATATCTTGAAAATGAATTAGGACTTAAAATCAGCTTTGCTAAAAAAGAAATTACAGTACAACAAGCTACAGATGAAGATAAATCATATTTGGACTTTGAAAACTACAATATGATAGTAGTAGTGAAAAATCATATATATCTAGATGACATGAGTCTATTTCAGTACACTGAATCTAGACATAGACCAGATAGATTTAAATTTGTAGAATTCGCAAGAAGAAAATAG
- the treC gene encoding alpha,alpha-phosphotrehalase, with translation MKDFKKSVVYQIYPKSFNDTNGDGFGDLKGITVKLDYLKTLGIDYIWLTPFYISPQKDNGYDVADYCNIDPLFGTMEDFENLVIESNKRGIDIMLDMVFNHTSTEHKWFKNALSGDEKYKNYYIFKEPKNGQLPTNWESKFGGLAWEYVKDFDEYYLHLFDATQADLNWENEEVRKEVFDVVNFWIKKGIKGFRFDVINLISKPMEYKDDNNGDGRSFYTDGPNIHNYLKQLNKETFGKYKDIITVGEMSSTTIDNCIKYSNPNEKELSMVFNFHHLKVDYKNGDKWNLMGFDFIKLKNIFNHWQVGMEDGDGWNAVFWCNHDQPRIVSRFGDDKKYHKESAKMLATSIHLLRGTPYIYQGEEIGMTNCYYDKIDYYKDVESINFYNILKSEGKTEEEIIKILQSKSRDNSRSPIQWDNSNNAGFTKEDPWIKVCKNYKDVNVENSLKDKDSVFYHYQKLIKLRKEYDVISYGDFKLILEEDESIFAYLRNYKNEKLLVINNFYGKDVLFNLPEELKLNEYKSKILISNYKDSPKDYKEINLRPYESIVYHLERK, from the coding sequence ATGAAAGATTTTAAGAAAAGCGTAGTCTATCAAATATACCCAAAATCCTTTAATGATACTAATGGTGATGGATTTGGAGATTTAAAAGGAATTACAGTTAAATTAGATTATTTAAAAACATTAGGCATAGATTATATATGGTTAACTCCTTTTTATATTTCTCCTCAAAAGGATAATGGATATGATGTAGCAGATTATTGCAATATTGATCCCCTATTTGGGACCATGGAAGATTTTGAGAATCTAGTTATAGAATCCAATAAAAGAGGAATTGATATTATGCTTGATATGGTATTTAATCATACCTCTACAGAACATAAATGGTTTAAAAATGCTCTAAGTGGAGATGAAAAATATAAAAACTATTATATATTCAAAGAACCTAAAAATGGACAACTCCCTACCAACTGGGAATCTAAATTTGGAGGTCTAGCTTGGGAATATGTTAAAGACTTTGATGAATATTACCTACATCTATTTGATGCTACTCAAGCAGACCTTAACTGGGAAAATGAAGAAGTTAGGAAAGAAGTTTTTGATGTTGTGAATTTTTGGATTAAAAAAGGTATAAAAGGATTCCGCTTTGATGTTATTAATCTTATTTCAAAACCAATGGAATATAAAGATGATAATAATGGAGATGGTCGCTCATTCTATACAGATGGCCCTAATATTCATAACTATCTAAAACAACTGAATAAAGAAACCTTTGGAAAATATAAAGATATAATTACTGTAGGTGAAATGTCCTCTACCACCATAGATAATTGCATTAAATATTCAAATCCTAATGAAAAAGAACTATCTATGGTATTTAATTTTCATCATCTAAAAGTGGATTATAAAAATGGAGATAAATGGAACTTAATGGGTTTTGACTTTATAAAATTGAAAAATATCTTCAATCATTGGCAAGTTGGAATGGAAGATGGAGATGGTTGGAATGCAGTATTTTGGTGCAACCATGACCAACCTCGTATTGTATCCCGCTTTGGAGATGATAAAAAATATCATAAAGAATCTGCAAAAATGTTAGCAACATCAATACATTTACTTAGAGGAACTCCTTATATTTATCAAGGAGAAGAAATCGGTATGACAAATTGTTATTATGATAAAATTGATTACTATAAGGATGTAGAATCAATTAATTTTTATAATATATTAAAATCTGAGGGTAAAACTGAAGAAGAAATAATTAAAATTCTACAATCAAAATCTAGAGATAATTCCCGTAGTCCAATACAATGGGATAACTCAAATAATGCTGGTTTTACTAAAGAAGATCCTTGGATAAAAGTATGCAAAAACTATAAAGATGTCAATGTAGAAAACTCCTTAAAAGATAAGGATTCGGTTTTTTATCATTATCAAAAGCTGATTAAATTAAGAAAAGAGTATGATGTTATATCTTATGGAGATTTTAAGTTAATATTAGAAGAAGATGAAAGTATATTTGCTTATTTAAGAAATTATAAAAACGAAAAACTACTTGTAATAAATAATTTTTATGGCAAAGACGTTTTATTCAACTTACCTGAAGAATTAAAACTAAATGAATACAAAAGTAAAATTTTGATTTCTAATTATAAAGATTCTCCTAAAGATTATAAAGAAATTAACTTAAGACCTTATGAATCTATTGTTTACCACCTTGAGAGAAAATAA
- the treP gene encoding PTS system trehalose-specific EIIBC component, whose amino-acid sequence MPKFSNDVQQLLKYIGGKENISAVTHCATRMRFVLHDTKKADIKNIEQIKSVKGVFTQAGQFQVIVGNEVATFYNEFVKIAGVDGVSKDQAKVAAKDNMNFMQKILANLAEIFAPIIPALIVGGLILGFRNIIGDIKLVENGTKALIEVSQFWQGVHSFLWLIGEAIFFFLPVGITWSISKKMGTTQILGIILGLTLVSPQLLNAYSAAGTPVDKIPVWNFGFAKIQMIGYQAQVIPSMLAGFLLAWLERSVRKIVPEYISMILVPFLSLVPTVLIAHTILGPIGWKIGTVIAHVVYSSLTSTFGWLFAAVFGFGYAPLVITGLHHMTNAIDLQIMAELGGTNLWPMIALSNIAQGSAVLAIIYLNKNNEEEKQVSIPAAISCYLGVTEPAIFGINLKYIFPFLAAMIGSSIAAVISVGSKVMANSIGVGGIPGILSIKVQCMLPFALAMLVAIVVPFILTIVFSKQKKWSKKMQ is encoded by the coding sequence ATGCCTAAGTTTTCAAATGACGTACAACAATTATTAAAATACATAGGTGGAAAAGAAAACATTTCTGCAGTAACCCACTGTGCAACCCGTATGCGTTTTGTACTGCATGATACTAAAAAAGCTGATATTAAAAATATTGAACAAATTAAATCTGTAAAAGGAGTTTTTACACAAGCTGGTCAATTTCAAGTTATTGTTGGTAATGAAGTTGCAACATTTTATAATGAATTTGTAAAAATAGCTGGAGTAGATGGTGTTAGTAAAGATCAAGCTAAGGTAGCTGCTAAAGATAACATGAATTTTATGCAAAAAATACTAGCTAATTTAGCAGAAATCTTTGCACCTATTATACCTGCTCTTATAGTTGGAGGTTTAATATTAGGATTCCGTAATATTATTGGAGATATTAAGCTAGTGGAAAATGGAACTAAAGCCTTAATAGAAGTATCTCAATTTTGGCAAGGTGTTCATTCTTTCTTATGGTTAATTGGTGAAGCAATCTTCTTCTTCTTACCTGTTGGAATCACTTGGTCCATTTCTAAAAAGATGGGCACTACACAGATTTTAGGAATCATATTAGGACTTACTCTAGTTTCTCCTCAATTATTAAATGCTTATTCTGCTGCAGGTACTCCTGTAGATAAAATTCCTGTATGGAACTTTGGTTTTGCAAAAATTCAAATGATTGGTTATCAAGCACAAGTAATTCCATCAATGCTTGCTGGATTCCTTTTAGCTTGGCTGGAAAGATCTGTACGTAAAATTGTACCGGAATATATTTCTATGATTTTAGTACCCTTTCTTTCTCTAGTACCTACTGTGTTAATAGCCCATACTATTTTGGGACCAATAGGTTGGAAAATAGGTACGGTTATAGCACATGTAGTATATTCAAGTTTAACTTCAACTTTTGGATGGCTATTTGCAGCGGTGTTTGGATTTGGATATGCACCTTTAGTTATTACAGGATTACATCATATGACTAATGCTATTGATTTGCAAATAATGGCTGAACTTGGTGGAACTAATCTATGGCCAATGATTGCCCTATCCAATATAGCTCAAGGTTCTGCAGTTTTAGCAATAATCTATTTAAATAAAAATAATGAAGAAGAAAAACAAGTATCTATTCCAGCAGCAATATCTTGTTATTTAGGAGTAACAGAGCCAGCTATATTTGGTATAAATCTAAAATATATATTCCCATTTTTAGCTGCTATGATAGGTTCTTCAATAGCTGCAGTAATATCAGTAGGCTCAAAGGTTATGGCTAATTCAATTGGGGTTGGCGGCATACCAGGCATACTATCTATAAAAGTACAATGTATGTTACCTTTTGCTTTAGCTATGCTAGTAGCTATTGTTGTACCTTTTATACTTACAATTGTATTCTCCAAACAAAAAAAGTGGAGTAAAAAAATGCAATAA